ACTGGCTCGAAGGCCAGGACACTGCGATCTTCCCGCACACGCTGGTCATCACCGGCGCGAATGCCAAGGTGCGCGTGGTGGATTACTTCCAGTCCGCGAATGACAGCGATGCAGGTCTCGCGATCGCGGTGAACGATCTCAATGCCGGCCCGGGCTCGAAGCTCGATTACATCGCGATCCAAGCCTTCAACGAGAAAACCAAGGTCATCCAGGTGAATGAGACCGGAGTGGCCAAGGATGCTACCGCCATCGGCTTCATCCTGAATACCGGTGCCGTCTGGGCGCGCAATGAATCGCTCAGCCGTCTCGAAGGAGAAGGCTCCCGCTCCGACATGCTTTCCGTCAGTATTCCCGCCCGTGAGCAGGAGTACGACCAGCGCACCTTCCAGCACCACGTGAGTCCGGGAGCCTATAGCGACCTGCTCTACAAGAACTCCCTCTACGATGAGTCTCGTACCATCTTCTCGGGCCTGATCTTCGTGGACGAAGGCGCCCACCGCACCGACGCCTACCAGACCTGCCGCAATCTTTTCATGAGCGACGAGGCGGAGGCGAACTCGATGCCTGGCCTGGAGATCAATGCCGACGACGTGAAGTGTTCCCACGGCAGCACGAGCTCCCAGATCAGCGAGGATGAAATCTTCTACCTCCGCGCCCGCGGCGTGGATCCGGTGCGTGCCCGCCAGCTTATTGCCCGCGGTTTCTCCGTGGAAGTGATCGAGCGCCTCGGCGATGAAAAGGTGGAGGAGATGGTCCTCCGCTTCCTTGATGACAAGTTCGCGCACATCGCGGGCGGCGGCGCTTGAGCCGGTCCCTGACGAGCAGCCTTTCAACAGAAGACCCGGCCGCCCGCAATGGACGACCGGGTCTTTGGCATCAGGACGGTTAAATCTCAGTAGGGGTTCCGCACGATGACGTAGCCGCTGCCTTGCGACTGGTAATAGACATCCCCGGCGCGGTAGTAGCGCTTGCCGCCGTGGGTGACGACCTTGTAGCCGCGGGGAAGCTCCCGGATCACGGTGACATCACGGCCAGGTCCCCGGCCGGGTCCGCGGTCCCAATCCCGATCGCGGCCACGATCCCGGTCACGGTCACGATCATGGCGATGGTCCCGGTCGTCGTGACGAGGGCCGCCGCGAGGGGCGTCCACCACGACGTAGCCCCGGCCCTGCGGACGGTAGTAGACGTTATCGTGGTAGTAGTAGTTCGTGCCGCCGATCACTTCGGTGCGATAGCCGTGGGGCAGTGTCTGTACGACGTAGCCTGGGCGATGGACGGTGACCGTGGTGGAAGATAGGCCGGCGTAATAAGGATCAACGCAGCTGGTCAGCAAGGCAGCGGAGCCGGCTGCAACAAGCGACAGAAGGGTGGTGATGGTTCTCATGGTATCAAGCATCGGTTACGGCCCGCCGGTTTCTGCCAACGAACTGTTGTGCTGTTAGTCGCAGGACCCATGCCTCAGGCATTGATCGGTTGAATCCGCTCACTGAGAGCATGTTGCGGGATGGTGTCCCGAGAGCGCCACGAGGATATCCATGCACGCTGCATCCGGAATCATGCAGCGTGCAACCCTCGCAGCTTGTTGCGCTGCCTATGGACCGGGCGTGCCGAAGAGGTCGCTTGAAGAGCCGGGATAGCCCTTGCCTGCGAACTCGATGCCCTTCACGGCGGCGTCCTTGGCCTCACCATCCGGAAGGCTCTCCGCCCACTTCCTCGTCGCCTCGGGATTGAAGCTTCCCCAGTTGATCGCGAGGTGCTTCGCGGCAGCCACTTGCACCTTCGGATCGGCAAGGCGGGTCACCCACTCCGCGGCGAACTCCGGCTCGGCGATGGCGATCTCCGAAAGCACGCCTTTGTCTTCCAGTTCCTTCACCGGCTTGCCATCGGCGAGGCGCTTCTCGATCCATCCGGCGCTCGCCTGCGGATCGGACTTCGCCCATGTCGCGAGGACGTAGCCGGTCACCGCATCATCCAGTTCGGGGAAAGCCTCGAGTACCGGCCCGGGATTGCGGACACCGGCACCATGACCCCATGAGAAGGCGACGGCGAAGGCCTCCGGGAGTTCCTTCTTCATCTCCGGATCGGCGAGCCACGCACGGCACTGATCGAGCGTGCCTTCCACATCCACGGCGAACATCCGCGTGAGGTAACCGCTCATCGCATCCTTCCGATGGCCCGGCTCCATGCTAGCGATCATCTCCACGGCCTTCGCCGGATCACTGGCGGCCAGGCTGGCGAAGCTCTCGCGGAAGACACCTTCATCTTCCCATGATCTACCGGCACCCTTCGACTCCGTGATGAGCTCTAGCGCTTTCACCGGATCGGAACTCGCCAGCTTGCTTGCGGCCTGGGCGAGGATCTCCTTTGCCAAGGGATCACCCTCGGGCCGGGACTCCGCCCACTTGAGTGCAGCCGCGGGATCGGCATCGACCATGCACTTCGCCGTCTCGCCGCGGGGAGTCGCATTGAAGCGGTCTCCAAAGGGGCTTTTGGCTTCGGCTGGAAGGGCTTCCAGCTCTGCCAGTGCCTCCTTGCTGCCTGCCAGCAGGCCAGCGGCGAGGAGCGGGTCGGCTTGAGTCAGGATCAGGGATTGTCCCTCCGGCTTGCCGGTCATCTGATACTTCCACGCGGCGGCGAAATCGATCTTCGCCCACTCTTTCAGGATCTCCTTCTGGCCATCGTCCGGATTCGTCAGGGAGCCTGCCAGCCCGAGCGATGCGATGGCCGCCTGCGGGTCCGATTTCATCCATGCGCGTGCCACGGCCTCCTGAAAGCCCCAGCCTAACAGCTCGTGCTTGCCGCTCTTCCATGGTTCCTCCTTCAACGTCTCCGCGGCGAGTGCCGGATCGCGCGCCATGAGCGCCACGAAGAAAGGATTCGCGACATCGCGCACCAGAGCGCCGCTGCCACGCTTCAGCGCATCGAGCGCCGCGCGTGGATCCAGCTCCGCCCACATGCGGAAGAGATCCGCCCTCAAGCTGGCGGACTGCTCCGACTCCGCCGCTGCGAAGGCTCCCTGCGGATCGAGTTCGATCCAGCGGCGCAAGGCACGCTCGAGATCGAAGCGGCGCAGAAGGGGATGCCTGCCATCCTCTTCGCGGGCGGCCTTGATCAGATCCTTGCAGGCCTGCACGTCATCGAGCCGCGCTTGCGACGAGAGCGGCCTCGCCGATCTCGGAGCAAGAGGCGCGCTCCCTTGGGCCGCCGTCGTGCTCGTGGGCGAGGCTTCCTCTTGGCCTTTGAAGAGCGCCGCGCTGCCCCAGCCCGCGGCAAGACCGGCGGTGCATGAAATGAGGATGACCGCGGGTGTTCTCATGGCTGCACACCCGCCTCCACGGCCCACTTTTTCCAGATCCCTTCACCGAGCTTCTCCGCGGCCAGCGCCCGTGCCTTCTCCGGATCAGAGAGGCTCAAGCGCTTGAGCAGATCGACGGTGGCCACATGGACATTCGGCGAGCCAAAGCTCTCCATCGGGGTGACACTGTATTGATAGGGATGGAAGAAACTCCCGCCGGGATTCGCCCCGGCTTCCTGAAGCAGATCGAGCGCGCGCTCCGGGTTCTCCTTCTCGGAAGCCGATGCAGCGGAGACCAGCGCGTAGTGCCGTGTCGGGCCTGCGGTGTTCCCGCGGATCCATGCGATGGCCTTTTCCGCATCCTGCGCGGCCCATGCTTCTGCCAGGGCGACGGCTCCGAGTGCCCTCGTCCTGTTAGGCGGCAGCGTGGCGAGCTGCTCTGCGGCTTTCTCGGGGTCATGCTTCGCGATCTCGCCGAGGGCTTGCGCGACGGGATCCTGCGAGATGTTTCCGATGCCCTTGGCGAAGGCGAGGGCTTGGTCCGGGTCCTTCTCTGCCAGCTCGGAGATCCACGCCTGTTGGAGAGGCATGCGCGCGCCATCATAGACCGCGCGTGCCAGCAGCTCTTCGGTGAGCTCCGGGGCCTTCGCGATGACCTGCTGAGTCACGGCGGAGACGGAGAACTGCGCATCCGGCAGCTGCCACAGATACTCCACCGCCTTATGCGGATCGGTCTCCGCGATCCCTGAAAGGAGCATGCGGGCGAGCTCCGGCTTCAGCTTCTCCTTTCCGGCGGAGAAGGCTGCATCCGGATCACTGACGCCCCAGGCGAACCATGCCTGACCGAGAAGCCGATCCTTGAGGGATGCCGGAGCCCTGCTCTCAAGAAAGGAGATCATCGCCGCGCCGTCCGATTTCGACCAGCGGGCGAGCAGGGGAATCCACAGTGCAAGGTCGCGGCCGCGCGGTTCCTTCGCCAAGAGGCCGGCGAGCTCCTCCAGTTCGGGCTCGCCTGCTGCTTCCACCTTCGCTGCCCAGCCGGCAAGCAGCTCGTCGCCATGGCCCTGAAGCTCGGTGAGAGATCGTGGGGCCGACTTCCCGGCAGCGCCTTCGCGGGGAAGATCCGCTTGGCCGGAAGCGCCCCGCCACTGCCATCCGACAGCGAAGGAGACAAGTCCCGCCAACAAGGCGAGACCCTTGCCCCATCCGCTGGAATGTGCCGTCCCCATTCTTAGCCTCATAGATCATTTTGATCTCTGCGAGGAAAGTCCGATTATACCTAAAGGGGGCAAAATCGGACATTAGTAAATTTGATAGACCAAACCGTCGTTTCATGTCATCTTAGTAAAGGCAAAATGCTCTCGATTGCGTGGGTGGGAATCATCCCATGCATTTGATTTTGCTCATCTTGCGCGAATTCGAAACGCATTTCATGGGAGATTGTTAAATCTCTGTAAGGCTATCTTTTTGAATTGTCTTTGACATGCGGTTAGAATAACCCCCCGCGGCACGTTTTCCCCCTACGGCATGACCCGCGATAGTTTCAATACCCTCGTCAGCCAGCTTGAAGTCGCTTGGAGCGGCCGGCAGGAGGGTTTGTTGAGGCACACCGTACGCTGGGTAATGCTGGGGTATATCACCCTGCTGGGAGCGCTGCTCGGAGGCCTCTTGCTGCTGGCGGCGGGAGTGGTGCTCGCGGTGAAGTTCCAGAGCTTCGGCGGCACGCTTATCGCCGGCATGGTCGCCCTGACCGGCGCGTTGACCGCGGCTTTTGTCTTCGGGGCCTTGTGGGTGCGTTTCGATCCGCCGCCTGGATTGGAGTTATCCGAGGAAGACCATCCGGATCTCCACGCGCTGATTGCGGAGACTAGCGAGGTCGCCGGTGGGGTCCGCTTTCACCGTGTGATCCTGGATTCGGAGATGAATGCCTCCGTCGTGCAGAACCCGCGGCTCGGAGTGCTCGGCTGGTATCGCGCCTATCTGGTTCTCGGGCTACCTCTCTTGGAGTCGCTCGATGTGGAAGAGTTCAAAGCGGTGCTCGCCCACGAATTCGCCCATGTCGCAGGAGCCGATGGCAAGACCGGCGCTTGGCTGCACCGGACGCGTACTACTTGGGAGCGGGTGGTGGCCCACATGTCCTCGGGGCCCTATTGCCCCTTCGTCGCTCGCTTCTTCAACTGGTTCTGGCCGCGCTTCAATTCCCGGGCCTTTATCCTTTCCCGCTTCAATGAGTTCGCGGCCGACCGGATTTCGGCCCAAGCCGTCTCGCCGGAGGCGCTCGCGCGGGGCCTGCAGCGTCTCGCAATCCAGAGCGAGCGGCTGGAAGACGAACTCTGGGACCCCCTCGAGCGGAAATTCCTCGGTTCCGAGGCGCTGCCCGAAGACGTGATGGAGCGCATGTCCACGCTGCTGCGGAGGAGTCCGGATCCACGGCAGGCGGAAATGTGGCTGCGCCGCGTCCTCGGAAAATCGAAGGATGGCGGCGCTTCTCATCCTTCCCTCGGGGATCGCTTGGCGCAGCTCGGTTTCAAGCCGACCGAGACCGCCCTCTTTCTCGATCAGCTCGCACCAGCGGCCAGCGCCGCGGAGGAGCTCCTCCGGCCGTCTTTTCTCGCCAAATCCCGGGCGGTGTTCAGCCGCCAGTGGTTGGCAGAGGCGCTGAAATCGCCCCGCAACTCGCCTGCTGGCCGCAGTTCCAGGCAGGAGGTTCGCTCGGTGAAGGAGGCGTGGAACCGCATTGCTGCGCTCAGTCGTCTCGATGGTCTCGAGAAAATCCAGCCGGAGGTGCTCGCACTTCTGGAGCGCCGGCCAAATCACTCCGGTGCGCTTTACCTCCGCGGCTGCCATCTGGCGGCCAAGGGCGATCCGAATTCCACCAAGTTCCTCGAACAGGCCGCCGCGGATCCCACGCTCTCGGTCCGCGCCTTCGAAACTCTCGCCTCCTTCTACGCCCAGCTCGGTCGCACTGCGGAGACCGCCACCATGCGGGAGCGCGCGGAGCGCCACGAGCGCGAGTTGCGCTCGGCCTTGGTGGAGCGGAACCACGTCACAAGGGAAGATTCCTTCCTTCCGCACGATCTCTGTGCGCGGGAGATCGAAAGTCTCCGGGAAACTCTCGAGCGGGAACCTGTCGTCCGCCGCGCTTGGGTCGGCGCGAAGCAGGTGAAGCACTTTCCCACTTGGCGCTACCTGATCGTCATCGTCGATGTCCGCTGGCCTGCCTTCAAGCCGGTGTCGGAACGCGCTCAAAAGGAGCTGATTGCGCGGATTCTGGAGAATTGGGAGGCGGATGGCTACGTCCACGCCCTGCGCTTGGACGAGGGCACCCGGGCCACCCTCCGGGCCATGAAACGCGGCATGGCGGATTGCTCGCTCTACCGCCGGAGCTAGGCTCCGGAAAAAATCCCGAAAAAAGATTCGGAGATTTTGAACATCCATTGCCCCCAAGGGTCTGACCCTATGAAGACCGCGTTACGCGCAGTTTTCATGTAAGGGTGAACAGCATATTGTCAGCTCCCCATGTCCGCTAGCCGGACGCAAGGGGTTGATGGTTTTAAGCCGCCGGGGGTGGGACCCCGGCGGCATTTTTTTGGCCGGATGGGAGGACTCGGAGTTCACTGATGGGCCGGATTTCCGGCGGGAGATCCCTCCAGATTTGATGCCACTTTCTCGTCTCGGCGGTTGAGCAGAGATTGAAAGGTCTCGGAACAATCTCGTCGTCATCCGCCGGGAAAGATATCATCTGGCTCCGTCCATATCTTCCGCCCGAGCACCCTCTTTTTTCTGATGAGAGCCCGCCTGTTCACCCTCCTTACCCTCTTCGCTGCTGCTGCGTTCTCTGAAGCGGCGAGTGTCAGCGACCTGATATACGCCGAGTATCCCACCACGGTTACCATCACCGGCTGTAAGAGCACCGCGGTCGGGACGCTGGAGATTCCCGGGACGATCAATGGAAAGACGGTCACAGTGATTCTGGCGGAGGCCTTCCGGAATCGTGTCCACCTCACGACCGTCAGCGTCCCGCCGAGCGTCACCAGCATTGGCCAAGAGGCCTTCTATGGCTGCTCCAACCTCAGCTCCATCACCCTGCCTCCGAGCCTCGGTAGCCTTGGCTACAATACCTTCGGCTCCTGTGTGAACCTCACTTCCATCACGCTGCCGGACGCCCTTACCAGCGTCGGGCAGGAAGTCTTCGGGGGATGTATCCGTCTCGCATCGGTCACCCTGCCCTCGGGCCTTGTCAGCATTGGCAGCGGCTCCTTTTCCCGATGCAGCAGCCTCA
This portion of the Luteolibacter luteus genome encodes:
- a CDS encoding DUF6515 family protein, with translation MRTITTLLSLVAAGSAALLTSCVDPYYAGLSSTTVTVHRPGYVVQTLPHGYRTEVIGGTNYYYHDNVYYRPQGRGYVVVDAPRGGPRHDDRDHRHDRDRDRDRGRDRDWDRGPGRGPGRDVTVIRELPRGYKVVTHGGKRYYRAGDVYYQSQGSGYVIVRNPY
- a CDS encoding M48 family metallopeptidase, whose amino-acid sequence is MTRDSFNTLVSQLEVAWSGRQEGLLRHTVRWVMLGYITLLGALLGGLLLLAAGVVLAVKFQSFGGTLIAGMVALTGALTAAFVFGALWVRFDPPPGLELSEEDHPDLHALIAETSEVAGGVRFHRVILDSEMNASVVQNPRLGVLGWYRAYLVLGLPLLESLDVEEFKAVLAHEFAHVAGADGKTGAWLHRTRTTWERVVAHMSSGPYCPFVARFFNWFWPRFNSRAFILSRFNEFAADRISAQAVSPEALARGLQRLAIQSERLEDELWDPLERKFLGSEALPEDVMERMSTLLRRSPDPRQAEMWLRRVLGKSKDGGASHPSLGDRLAQLGFKPTETALFLDQLAPAASAAEELLRPSFLAKSRAVFSRQWLAEALKSPRNSPAGRSSRQEVRSVKEAWNRIAALSRLDGLEKIQPEVLALLERRPNHSGALYLRGCHLAAKGDPNSTKFLEQAAADPTLSVRAFETLASFYAQLGRTAETATMRERAERHERELRSALVERNHVTREDSFLPHDLCAREIESLRETLEREPVVRRAWVGAKQVKHFPTWRYLIVIVDVRWPAFKPVSERAQKELIARILENWEADGYVHALRLDEGTRATLRAMKRGMADCSLYRRS
- the sufD gene encoding Fe-S cluster assembly protein SufD, with product MPAVLEHPATLLESAPETPAAFPAWFAERQRAAWQRFLETPAPKRGDETWRFSSYKQMDFAGFSARSLVSSASQLVARSISLEEVAAKFVFANDQLIHSDAKLPEGVICLPLAEALVSHGDLVKEYFMKRDTRLGSAKWTALHEANLRNGLFVFVPANVEVAGTIEVFHWLEGQDTAIFPHTLVITGANAKVRVVDYFQSANDSDAGLAIAVNDLNAGPGSKLDYIAIQAFNEKTKVIQVNETGVAKDATAIGFILNTGAVWARNESLSRLEGEGSRSDMLSVSIPAREQEYDQRTFQHHVSPGAYSDLLYKNSLYDESRTIFSGLIFVDEGAHRTDAYQTCRNLFMSDEAEANSMPGLEINADDVKCSHGSTSSQISEDEIFYLRARGVDPVRARQLIARGFSVEVIERLGDEKVEEMVLRFLDDKFAHIAGGGA